From a single Brassica rapa cultivar Chiifu-401-42 chromosome A01, CAAS_Brap_v3.01, whole genome shotgun sequence genomic region:
- the LOC103861392 gene encoding putative glucose-6-phosphate 1-epimerase: MEASTDDEKRPMVDLVKDKNGTDQVLLQNPKGASVKISLHGGQVLSWKTERGDELLFTSAKANSKPPHPVRGGIPICFPQFGTRGSLEQHGFARNKMWLVENDPPALPSFDSTGKAYVDLVLKSSDEDTTRIWPHCFEFHLRVSLGLDGNLTLISRVRNINSKPFSFSIAYHTYFSISDISEVRVEGLETLDYLDNMLDKERFTEQGDALTFESEIDRVYLNSKDVVAVFDHERKRTFLIEKEGLPDVVVWNPWDKKAKALPDLGDEEYKHMLCVDGAAIEKPITLKPGEEWTGKLSLSLVLST, encoded by the exons ATGGAAGCATCTACTGATGACGAGAAGAGACCTATGGTTGACTTGGTCAAGGATAAAAATGGAACCGATCAGGTTCTTCTCCAGAATCCTAAAGGCGCTTCTGTAAAG ATTAGTTTACATGGAGGACAAGTTCTTTCTTGGAAGACTGAGAGAGGTGATGAATTGTTATTCACCAGTGCCAAG GCTAACTCTAAGCCTCCCCATCCGGTACGAGGAGGAATCCCTATATGCTTTCCTCAG TTTGGAACTCGAGGATCACTTGAGCAACACGGGTTCGCAAGAAATAAGATGTGGCTTGTGGAAAATGATCCACCTGCTTTACCGTCCTTCGACTCAACCGGCAAAGCCTATGTTGATTTGGTACTTAAGTCCTCTGATGAAGACACAACAAGGATCTGGCCTCACTG CTTTGAGTTTCACTTGAGAGTTTCACTGGGACTAGATGGGAACCTAACTCTGATATCACGAGTCAGAAACATCAACTCAAAGCCTTTTAGCTTTTCCATTGCTTACCACACTTACTTCTCCATCTCCGATATCAG TGAAGTAAGAGTTGAAGGACTTGAAACTCTAGACTATCTTGATAACATGCTTGATAAAGAACGGTTTACTGAGCAAGGCGATGCGTTAACCTTTGAGTCCGAGATCGATAGAGTGTACTTGAACTCTAAAGACGTGGTTGCTGTGTTTGACCATGAGAGAAAACGTACTTTCCTTATCGAGAAAGAAGGTCTACCTGATGTTG TGGTGTGGAATCCATGGGACAAGAAAGCTAAAGCATTGCCGGATTTGGGAGATGAAGAGTATAAACATATGCTTTGTGTTGATGGTGCAGCAATTGAGAAACCAATCACCTTGAAACCGGGTGAAGAATGGACCGGGAAATTAAGTCTCTCACTTGTCCTTTCCACCTGA
- the LOC103861403 gene encoding probable inactive receptor kinase At4g23740 → MEEAWRVIFTLCLLIYVANADPIQDKRALLEFLTLMRPTRSLNWNETTSVCNTWTGVTCNKDGSRITAVRLPGVGLNGQIPPNTLSRLSSLTVLSLRSNRISGLFPGDFAELKDLAFLYLQDNDFSGQLPEDFSVWKNLTSVNLSNNDFNGTVPDSLASLKRVQSLNLANNSLSGDIPDLSGVSSLQHIDLSYNNLNGPIPSWLQRFPTSSYQGLGGFSLVQPPPDLAHQELKPRQKPKPHFLGLTKTVFLLIVIAVSVVLLAVLVFVLAVCYLRMKLSQGDGIVTDAKLQKKGGMSPEKFVSRMEDANNRLSFFEGCNYSFDLEDLLRASAEVLGKGTFGTTYKAVLEDATSVAVKRLKDVAAGKRDFEQQMEIIGGIKHENVVELKAYYYSKDEKLMVYDYFGNGSVASLLHGNRGENRVPLDWETRMSIAIGAAKGIARIHQENNGKLVHGNIKSSNIFLNSERNGCVSDLGLTAVMSALAPPISRQAGYRAPEVTDTRKSSQLSDVYSFGVVLLELLTGKSPIHTTAGDEIIHLVRWVHSVVREEWTAEVFDVELLRYTNIEEEMVEMLQIAMSCVVKAPDQRPKMSDLVRLIESVGNRQASLGPEPKPKSENEASETSTAGEI, encoded by the exons ATGGAAGAAGCTTGGAGGGTTATCTTCACTCTGTGTCTACTCATCTACGTCGCAAACGCAGATCCAATCCAAGACAAACGCGCATTACTCGAGTTCCTAACCCTCATGCGTCCCACGCGCTCGCTCAACTGGAACGAGACCACTTCCGTCTGCAACACATGGACCGGAGTCACCTGCAACAAAGACGGATCTCGCATCACAGCCGTTAGATTGCCTGGAGTTGGACTCAACGGTCAGATCCCTCCCAACACCTTAAGCAGACTCTCTTCCCTCACTGTCCTCAGCCTCAGATCCAACCGCATCTCAGGCCTATTCCCTGGAGACTTCGCCGAGCTGAAAGACTTGGCCTTCCTTTACCTTCAAGACAACGACTTCTCCGGTCAGTTGCCTGAGGATTTCTCTGTCTGGAAGAATCTCACCAGCGTCAACCTCTCTAACAATGACTTCAACGGAACGGTTCCTGATTCTTTGGCGAGTCTTAAGCGTGTGCAGTCGTTGAATCTTGCTAATAATTCTCTTTCCGGCGACATTCCTGATCTGAGCGGTGTGTCTAGTTTGCAGCATATTGATTTGTCTTACAACAATCTCAATGGACCTATACCGAGTTGGCTTCAGAGGTTCCCTACCTCGTCTTATCAAGGCCTTGGTGGCTTCTCTCTCGTGCAGCCGCCTCCTGACTTGGCTCATCAGGAGCTTAAACCTCGTCAGAAGCCCAAACCTCACTTCTTGGGTCTAACCAAGACTGTCTTCTTGCTGATAGTCATCGCTGTCTCCGTTGTGCTACTAGCGGTTTTAGTCTTTGTGTTGGCTGTTTGTTACTTGAGGATGAAACTAAGCCAAGGCGATGGGATTGTAACCGACGCCAAGCTGCAGAAGAAAGGTGGTATGTCTCCTGAGAAGTTCGTGTCGAGGATGGAAGACGCGAACAACAGGTTGTCTTTCTTCGAAGGGTGTAACTACTCGTTTGATCTCGAGGATCTTTTGAGAGCTTCTGCGGAGGTTCTTGGTAAAGGCACGTTTGGGACGACGTACAAGGCGGTTCTTGAGGATGCGACTTCTGTCGCTGTGAAGCGGCTCAAGGACGTTGCGGCTGGGAAACGCGATTTCGAGCAGCAGATGGAGATTATTGGGGGGATTAAGCATGAGAATGTTGTGGAGCTTAAGGCTTATTATTACTCTAAGGATGAGAAGCTTATGGTTTATGATTACTTCGGTAATGGGAGTGTGGCTTCTTTGCTTCATG GTAACAGAGGAGAAAACAGAGTTCCACTGGACTGGGAGACAAGAATGAGTATTGCCATTGGTGCAGCTAAAGGGATAGCTCGCATCCACCAAGAGAATAATGGGAAGCTCGTCCATGGCAACATCAAATCTTCAAACATATTCTTGAACTCAGAGCGTAATGGCTGCGTATCTGATCTCGGTTTAACCGCGGTGATGAGCGCCTTGGCTCCACCTATCTCGAGGCAAGCCGGTTATCGTGCGCCTGAAGTAACCGACACAAGGAAGTCATCTCAGCTCTCAGACGTTTACAGCTTCGGCGTCGTACTGCTCGAACTCCTCACCGGAAAGTCTCCCATTCACACTACAGCAG GAGATGAGATTATACATTTGGTTCGATGGGTACATTCGGTAGTGAGAGAGGAATGGACTGCAGAGGTGTTCGACGTGGAGCTTTTAAGGTATACGAACatagaggaagagatggttgAGATGTTGCAGATTGCAATGTCGTGTGTTGTCAAAGCACCGGACCAGAGACCTAAGATGTCTGATTTGGTTAGGCTTATTGAGAGTGTCGGAAACCGACAAGCCAGTCTTGGGCCTGAACCTAAGCCCAAGTCCGAAAACGAAGCCTCCGAGACTTCCACGGCGGGTGAAATTTGA